In Pyrus communis chromosome 11, drPyrComm1.1, whole genome shotgun sequence, the sequence gcctcttcgatttctgaacaacgccccttcgatttctgagcaggcgccccttcgctttctgaacgacacgtagtagtgcggatgcggctccttttgacaaagctgcacccgctttctgaaaagcagagaaagcgtcgccgaactttgcgcttgtcggctaaagacgtgtagttgcgatgatggcctccacgtgttttcagctttgtcagagatcttttgacaaagttgaacgcgttttctgaaaagccgagagagcgtcgccgaactttacgtaggaaattccggctttttgaatcggtggacacgtcgccttggctttttatagaggtatcatcaccccaacaaacacactctgaagattgcccattcttgaaaatcgactccggccctttaagatttaactccatccaacccttatctttgaacacttctgaaaaatgactaacccatcgaacctttgcttagatttgagtctcagcagtgatacgggcgcgccgcgtcaaggtaacatATGGCGCcattctttcttatcttctaacggtcctcttacaggtgaagactccgtgatgcaggacgccacaacagctacaatagtagctaggaacctcctcactccaaaagatagtaggctgctgtcaggacggtccgatgagttggccgttcaagagtccctcgctcttagtgttcagtgtgcgagctctgtgtccaacatgggccaacgcctgcttgctcggtcccgtcaggtggaatcattgatggcagaggtggaaagtcttaagcaagagatccagcagcttaagtacgagaatagaagtttgcatgtgcttgcaaataactattcgtcgggcatgaagaggaagcttgatgagctgcaagaatccgaaggtcgaattcaaagtgaccgtcaaaggcttgcggcttatctccagaggcacctttttcctgggtcatccagcgtttggccaagtattgaggccttgaatgctctagctccgatgccttccgctctgatgccttccgctccgatgccttccgcttcgatgcctcctgctccaagagttttgccaagtagtggggcttcaagcaaacaacctttgtgaaagttacattcttttatttttcttttttctttttctttcttttttttttttaaatcaaatcaaacggcatggaattggtccttgaatggaaggtgatacttgaagtgaaccggaattggtttgaattctagtgtaggtgcctgattcataaaaaacagcaagttagtataaaatgtaatggaatttggaaaagatgacttacttgttttgtccgacaagaactcaatgacaaacaccactcctttgaaagtttcagggatattggacttggccagattgcatgtgatggttatgacttgtccaatgtcatcaaattcaacttctttgggttttgtggtttcaagaacgtcctctttgatgaattcatgacattccctacttttcacctttggaagggcttccaagatgtctttttcaccttcttcttccttggaagtcatgaatctgcaaggaatagggatacttgttggaacggggttaaaaataatgaaatttggaacaaccatacctgaattagatggcataggagcaataggtgcctccggtaaaggtgtttccacccttgccgtgggttgggtgtattcatcttccttgtgatttgattttgatggttgagggtccgttccaacctccttgtcacttctcaacatgatttccttggcagtttcaaattctcccttcggatttgcaatggttgaactagggagttcgccttggtctcgaaactgtcctacgaacttcgcgatctgcccaatttgcttttccaagtggtccaaccttttgtcttgattttggccctccttgacttgattttgtgagccctgcaccaaacaaattaattcattaagcttttgattataatctattgacgaacttgagtttggttgggcatattgaatatgaggtggctgccaatatccttcttgttgaacattttgaggttcccaccacatagaagttgaatgatcactccaatccgaattgtaagtattggaaaacatattattccttgattgaagatcaaatgtaccaacgttttgcatttgggacctttccatgagctgtgacaaaagagaagcattatcaagtgccatgttgtgcttctctagtacttaaaatcaacaaacaaaacacaaataaaaaactaaaactaaaatacataacagaaacaaacaatccaagagattagcaaagttgctaatccccggcaacggcgccaaaatttggtgcgtgatttatacgcacacaaattaaaccctctttttgacaattgtagtataagtataagtagggatcgttctggaccggggattaggagggattgttaatcacttggatttgactcaaaaacgtaaaaacacaatataaaacactaaactagactcaaagaatgcaaaactaaactttaaaacactaaaacaaaccaaaagactcaaacatcacccaaaacactcaaaactgccttaaaagcactttctgggcagttttgaacactttggtgaatttggacgaatttgggaaataaacttaatcaaaacacttataaacacaaactaagacactttctaactaaattggacactaaagtaaagggggattaaggttttgacgaaattaaactaaatgtacagactgtaaattaaagcaaaatgtaaatgtgaatgtgtgatagaattgaatggaatgaaggctagctaaggggttcatctccatacatgttatacttgcataataaaacgatttccaattgcatttcaacaaaccatgaattctcaatgctccaagttaattagatccgcttaaattaactttcaaatcttcctaacgttattgaattggatgattgcatacgacaacccaaaacattccccacaagtcccctacatgattgcataatagagatacaagcaagaatcattacgctctatgaaaattataagtgttgacgaggcattcgttactatgattgcatgaaacttatgccaagaattcgtttaacgcgattgtttataagcaacctccactacttgtgaatataagttcgtaactattaggtgaaactcacttatattctagcgtcatattcatgcatgaaaattaagcgtgcactctcaataaacatacataaataagttatcaatcaaacagttaaacaaattgaatccacaacttatgaaacataattagaagtaatcaaatcaaaatgcaagcataaacatatatttcgaatccccccctagccaaggggggtttagttcctcatacgtacaaaacaaagagaatcaaagaaacacctaaacattccagcaactcaaacttgaattgtaggaacgtttaggccctcttctcttccattcctcattcgtacaaagcaaagagtattgaaattaaacattgaaatcaaagaaacacctaaacattccaacaactcaaacttgaattgtatgaacgtttaggccctcttatcttcctcttcgttgtagcacaaggtctaaggatattttgatggtgtgaatggtttggggagtggtgaaaatggaagggggaggCCACGGCCTTAAGGGATGGATTTGgtgtggtgtttggattagtagggaaggcacggcacaagggaatggttggtgtttgtgactgaaatgtgtatggaagggtctctgaattgtggctgcaatggatgcttatttataggtgaaaaagagggaacatgacagctaggttatgatgatgaatgcatgtgcaaagttggttgaatgattatgagtgcatgtgggtggaaatagcatgtggaatggctgaatgtggtgcaatgataatgtcttgtggctgaatggattaaagaatgggagtgcatgtgggtggaaatgcatgtgggttaaagagtgaatgcatgtgcaatgacagctaggttgaattaattaaagggattgcatgtgcaaggttttggtgtgaatgattgaatgtgcatgtggctgatttatgaagagtgaatgcatgtggctgcaaggtgtgaatgattatgggtgcatgtggctgtaatggattaggaatccttcaatttcgtccattccttttgctccaaacataagctatccattccaagtccaattttgctccaaaatgctccaaaatgcatctttttgcttccttagccatatgaacctaaaaacacacgaaaatggcttaaactactaaaacaactatgaattaccaatataaatgcacgaaaacaagctaagtaagtcacctaaatatactcctatcaagcgccccaaggcgaagtactaggctgaataaaccccttatccactaattcctgcaactgcacttttaattcccttaactcagcgggagtcatacgataaggagtcaaagaaataggattagtacctggaagcaactcaatagtgaactccacgtctcgatctggggtaaaccaggtaaatcctcaggaaaaacatcagggaagtgtctgaccactctcacatcctcaactctgttaggaacagcctcatctaacaccacatgagctagatacccctgacaacctttcgacaacaactttttcgctcgtaaagccgaaataacgccgtgtctcaccccactctgctcacccacaaaagtaaccacaggtagtccaggacgacaaaacgtaactattttcccgtaacaatcaatattggcacgattggGGTGCAACCAATCCGCGCCCAagatcacatcaaagtcaacaatatctaacgggataagatcagctggcataacaacaccctctactatcactggacaacCTGGGCACATACAATCTACCaaacatctctctcctctaggcatagcgaactctaaatcgtaccctagaggtgtggggcgaggttgcgtcacttgagcaaatgtatgagaaataacggaatgtgtagctccacaatcaattaaaactctagcaaaataaccaagaatgtttaacgtacccataattagatccgggttgttctgagcatcctgcagggaaatattgtgaatatgcccctggccctgctgtcgtccgccgcgacctctgctcgcctgaacaccacgaccttgagctccacgcccctgactgggttGACCcaactgtctcgaagaccctgcactactagtggcaatctcatcatgctgatactgtcctccttggtaccactaAGAGCCACCtactggagctggaggatacggcatgtagcTGCTAGGATATGGGGGATAACCACCctgtgaatacgggtcctggggataCTGGTACTATCCCGAGGCATAgggaacagcatcaccctggtagtggtaggcaccacctctacctgccTGACCATAACTAATCGGACCCTGAATTTGcagaatcggtgcaggtggcggcataaaggtctgctgcggcttctgctgctgaccctggggacaattcgccgctctatgtcccatctgcccacacgTGAAACAACCACTGTTGCCACGCCTGCATTCGCCGAAatgtcggttattacacctaAGGCAAACTGGGACTCTGCCTcgaccaccatcaccttgtctctggcctcgagcgcctccagcaaacctacctccacgtccctgtccagaggcactgaaaccaccgCTAGAAGAACTCGAACTAGCACCACCCcttttgaagttctgagtctggcgAGGCTCAAGCGACGTTTGACCTTTTcccttgtcatctttcttctgcttgccgtccttttcttcttcatcaCTGTCGCTCGAcatgttctcagagtcctcaatcctcaacaagATCTCATAGAAATCCTGGTAAGACTCATAGTGTGTAGTAgtcgccatcgaacgccacCTCTTCTTGGTGCCCAAATGGAAAAGACGAAGCATCTCTGCTGGATTACCATTAACATCAGGATGGTAGCGGGACAGATCAGTGAACTTGCGATAATATTCATTAGCCGTCATCTTCCGTTGTTTCAGCTCGGTGAACTCCTGCTTCTTacgatcaatgtactcagggggtacatACCTTCTTTTGAACAAATCcttaaaaacattccaatcagtcCCCTGAGCTGGAGttaacctacgaagctcctgttcccaccaggctgcagactccgtatccagaaaccatgaggttgtctcaacccacctctccataggaaggtgaaggaagatttgtgaaaaacaagttcatttgagcaacatcaacaacatgcaattaacaattaaaaggcggaatcatgtttatatgcactcaaaaacaaaacttaacccatgaacttcaaagcctagtagataggtgaaccaagacttaactcaaaacaaagtgagttgagaaatcaatacctttgtagattcctctttgcataagcaaaggctaatcacccaaagagagggccttcattccttgcatcttagatccatggatttggatggatgaaaaggtttctccaagttcccaaaattgagaacctctaagtctccacaccaaggcatattgtagaagaaatgagtgacctagaggaagtaagattgctagatgttttcctctagggtggccggcctctttgagagcaaagggaggtttttgttctcatctttactcctaagaaaaccctaaggatgaaatggctataaagatgtctttataccacctcacaatggagtggcaaacttgcaattaagccaagttcactatcctcctctaaatggccggccatatgggatttattgggctatttgtacctttgtgaatcattattcattaagttgtcatacaacttaagtcaatggacttgacgttcgaagcccattgggccttaaggtccaaaactatcccgtggtcttttaacgaacttattcgtttgattaataatcatattaattaatccttgccataaataattaaaccatttaattattcttactcatctccgttgaatcttcaatctctaccttacacggtgtacgatccattaggttccttttagcgaggcagtgggcgattcaaactctttcaaatcgattgtgaattgaaacttactttcaattctcccgttagtgataatacacttttagagcttccacaaaccatggttgacgcctagcagcatgtcatggttacccaagctaatcagaagaggtggagaacctattcagttttaggattacaaatgcaatacagtctttctctaatacaatactcttgaccacattgtttggtttgatagtttattcatgtctactatccaatgtgagtcttgtgcttatatgattaccttgaatgtgatttggaacacattcctaaatctcattcatactctggccagagattctaaatcatatcatagagtattctccctcaaacagtttgaaggttagagatcccttgttgcgcattcacttgcctccatggctaagtggcttaaccccaacgatgccgtggacaccctcctgatggagtgactttgacataatcaaagattaaggacctaaccacaagacaactgtgatgcctcaggtcaaaagactaatttgcattatcccaaccatgagttctcatgtgacatgaatatgagaactcttcgttgatcgtgttcagtgaactcattctctattgagcacctacgtacttgtcttgatgtcacacacaccaatgactcgagactagtcactctccctgagagaagacatagcacgtactgatcttaacggactgtcaatgcccaattgacaatcctatgatcaggaacgtttaggatgtgtcaacgaaagaatggtctcatgaatctaacttctttagatcgcattcttccaatcacatattccttggacttatcgtttaagcatataacatttatatgagacggctcaaacaataatctttgccctttacattaaactagattagtttaacatgtgaaatgtccataaagtatcatcatatgattggttttagggcacatttccaacaatctcccacttgcactagagccaatcagcttagtcatcagtgatgatacctcttctgtagtcatttcataaatggctgagtagtaggcctagacaatggatatctatatgttatccatagaagcaaccttgagaataacgacgtcaccattatacatgattctcaatcatgtggttcagtctctcatttgagttcggaccttgatgagaccttgattccctggcttgagctatcgccccattagtgtcatacactttctggttggaaccgaatggagagttcataaatgaactttcccatccaaacaacaatgttgtaagcttctatatggcaatatattttgcatacatgatggaacacattaaagtcattacttttaacgtttccacccaaatatctcttttagtcataataaagagatatctcattatcacttcattcataatgaagaggtattctatgatggattagattcataatctaatacatttatgcttccattacgttactctaattcttcctcattcttgaggaatccatccttagtatttcttaaatacctaaggattcacttgacagttgccatggttctgatcctgggcttgcactgatatcatcttgtaccgttctaggtacaacttatatcaatgttttcagacaatatgaaatacataaatcacctttctgcgtatgcataaaggattctatttacgcattatttctttgggagtcaaagggtacattccctttgagaagaacaacttcctagtctcactagaattgtcattctaattgaagtttatcatcatatgagaaacttcctagcatctcttgtctattttagggattgatataatccaattatatcttgaaatatatcattatagatttccatcccatagactatatctcccatatacattctatcattatagaatgtttaaagtcataactttaacgatgaagaattcctttcattttcaaaattaatatatatcatgtatatatattcaaatttaggaatatgattaactcccactaatcttttgtaaacctagtaaacaaaagattcatttacatctttatgagaaatcaaacgatttgatcctttttctcataagatgcttatagctcccactaagtgtagtcataaggattttcatttttatttctttcgaattaagaggtgtaactctatgacatagtcataaagttcaaaccattcaactgagacgatttataaatccttctcgactaccttggagcttgtggtgtaggaactaggttgttatatttgttgatcatatcaaacaaatattgcttattagcacacaaccccaaatcttaacatgtttaagatttgtctttctttccaactacatcttatggagttatgaaaattttggaagatcttctaattgacaatcatattgttttagaagtatatatatcctatatatgggtaatagataacatccaacgaactaaattttattcaaaatcgttcttctcctaatggagaaattcattatcttatgatgctattttccttgatatctttcaaggaaactcatctaaagtgttatctttccttggatcaaatctaaggaggtaaatactttagacgtcttactcatctacttacatttcttgaattctttgaaaccttttgcaaagtattcggacttgtgtttattcaaaataaactatagtccaaccgagagtgatcttcggtgaatgtcatacagcatgagtagtattatgttgtggacaagtgccactaatatctaagtgaattaacctcaacaactttttgattctttcttctttccaaaagaataaagattcgaacatttcgcctctatacaattttaacaagaaggtattggatccggatctaacgatccaaagcatccatctatgaccaactcgtaacttatgttttagaggtatcacaactcagttgggattagtcactaccttgcaaccttttgggttttaagcatcatcgtattctaaacagttaaactaccacatcatctctactatagagacaaccaattaaattacaataatctaattattgattaataaagaacaatgttttgtcaaacaaaacatttatccatctctactatagtgacggatttaagttccttaaaattggaatgtaaagacaatctttagtattttccaatttctttggtagttcatatgaggaagtaagtacaatccgctttcgcagggatctatattttattcactttccgaatgtgaagtactttctcttctctcattaatcttctactttttattagcacacttttacaacaattgtaaaacatagttgctaatatagaatcatgtattcaagtagaagaaccaactgttttgaattattcaagaacattttacaacaccttcgaaaggtgtgttcttgacacttgcaagacatttcttgcaaataccccttccaatgtccatcctttcataaagaaagtttgttcccttggagttattttgccttcttcatttgacttcccttttgactacaatagtcatggtccctaaactcccactatctctcttgaaacttatttcaaatgtgttatacaca encodes:
- the LOC137709030 gene encoding uncharacterized protein, which gives rise to MCPCEYFNGLVSSVRIMPPRREPRHSSESSFPDVAQLGEVIATTLQSVMRPPQRTPLETMYNLKLDKFKAWWEQELRRLTPAQGTDWNVFKDLFKRRYVPPEYIDRKKQEFTELKQRKMTANEYYRKFTDLSRYHPDVNGNPAEMLRLFHLGTKKRWRSMATTTHYESYQDFYEILLRIEDSENMSSDSDEEEKDGKQKKDDKGKGQTSLEPRQTQNFKRGGASSSSSSGGFSASGQGRGGRFAGGARGQRQGDGGRGRVPVCLRCNNRHFGECRRGNSGCFTCGQMGHRAANCPQGQQQKPQQTFMPPPAPILQIQGPISYGQAGRGGAYHYQGDAVPYASG